The Oryza glaberrima chromosome 5, OglaRS2, whole genome shotgun sequence DNA segment TAGAGGGATAGGAGGTTTGTGTGGGTTTAGTggggcggaagtgttactccgacaaccgtgagtggcggcggagcggctaggatcacacagagcccaagagctaactgtgcggcatgctgtggaggtcgaggaaatagtgaagctccgaccacTATACGCATCGAGGTgtggggtgccaggagcagcacttcgaccttaggtttggttttgccgggctttacaaccaacggtccgaCGTCGGGGTCGATAGACCGTATGAAtgtccccatggaaggcgtaaagttccaaccggcggctttttagtggctaaaagGTATTTTGGAAATAAACGAAAATAatcgaaaagaaaatataagtttaaattgtaaattcaattataagattaaatcaaatatttattcaaatggtatttgaataaattaaggaaattcaaataaaatattaaaatagcaaatttggtgttaaaaggtagggtttgaatttaaatgaatttaggtccaagtttcactagaatcggatctacggtttaggagatatgagcttctaaagattggaatttgaattaaatctagaaaagaCGAAATAGTACtgtaggggcccacctgtcaatacctctttatctttttctttttcttttctccttcttcttcctctcgtcttcttcttccttctcttcttcccgtgaacagcagagagagagagagaaggggcgcCGGTGCTCCAGTGATGGAACGTCCTTGACGGCGGTGGCCAAGCGTGTTCCCGAGCGACGCGCACCCGGGGAAGTCGGTGGTTggccgagagagaggaggagttgGCCGGAACGGCAAGTAGAAGAGCTTCTCTTCGGCTGCAAGGGAGGTGGTTGTGGTGGTTGCTAtggggtgggggagaaggggaaaaggggaaaaatggGTTCGCCGGAGGGAGGCAAAGCCGATGGTGCAAGGAAACTAGGAGGGAAGCTATAGGGGAGGAGATCGAccgatggcggcgtcggccggacttgacaggagagagagaagagagctcGAGGAGCTCGGCTTATGTGGAGCGAAAGGGGCGGGCTCGCCGCAATTTATAGAGGGCGATGGTCGGTTGCTGGAGGCGGCTCGGAGGAGAAGGGCGACGAGAACACGGCTGCAGTAACGTGGAGAAGACGAACTCGGCGCCGGCTCCATCTCTGATTGGCTGACCGCGTTCGGTTTGATTTGGGCGTATACGGTTGCTGACGTCGGGCGGCGTGAGGTGGCGCTGACGTCGAGCGGCGGTTGCTTGGCGGCGAAGGAAAGACGGCGGCAAAGCGATAGCGGCAGCAAGAAgttgagggcggcggcggcaaagccGCGGCGACGGCCTGGGCGCCATGTGCGCCCgcaaggaggaggaaggggcggTTCGGCTGGGTGGTGGGGCCGAGTGAAATAGGGGAGAAAAAGGAGAATTCGGCCCAatctaaaaagaaagaaagtctAATTTTCATATAGGTTTGAAtaattgattcaaaggaaatttgaATGGCTAAGTTTTACAACGGATTCGAATTcggaaaatatttgaataggaaggtttgaaaggaaattatatccaaatataatttccagAAGAGATATTTTCtggtttatttgagtgcaatatctTTTAGAGGTGAAGTTTGAGGGAATTTATTTGGGAGCACTCAAATAGgaaattcaaaatattcaacaccataaataatatggctctagatttgaatatttttgaGTATGTGGAGggaatatggagggagtagagtaaATAGAATTTTAGCCCAAAATATATGGCATGGAATTTAAAGAATTAGATATGGGCTAAATGAGGTTTTGGATTTCGGGTGGAGGGATAAAGTCTATTCTCTTAGCACAGGAGCAATTGTtcataataatattattctcGTGCCGAGAAGGAAATCAAGCCACGGAAATTAAATCGGCGGCTAGatttaaagaaataatttggatcgagaattttaaaggatgggtcgacaattaattccaatgaaATTGGAATTGCTTGGGTTTAGGTTCAAAGGTATAGTtggaggatttcttggaccatgattcataaaagtaaaaaggatttttaaactaaatttaAAGAAAGGAAATTTTGGTCGAAAGAAGGTTTAAGatacaaaatcaaatcaaagagaATACCTCGATTTAACAAGAtcaatttttagaataaaaCCACGAAAGATTTTAAATACCAAAGATGGATTTTATGCAggttagttttaggaggtccctctaattataatttcttaggtttaggaagttattaagaacataagaatcggcatgatgcatatTTAGAAAATAGCAAATTTTCAGTATGTTACACGACGCGACGGCACGACGGGACAGCgcgcggcgtggcagcggcgatggcgacggcgcgcggcggcaggcggcgatgggacagcgcgcggcgatggcgacgcgacagcgtcggcggcacggggctcggggccgGCTAGGCTAGGACCACATCAAGCACCTTGTAGGCAATGAATAGTGCTAGATCCTTATTAACCCTAATTTAgtctattttctatttaaatctCGCCCTATAAATTCTAACTTTTGCACAAATcaagtttactcaatatttgtgttgctCTAACCAAAAGATTCGCCCTAGATTaacattacccatattttatttttatataaattacttgaatttaatgaaagttaattcttattccatcgcacttaaatttaattgatactaatatggtcgcgataatatttttatttattaccaacctcacctaatctttattttaaattatattttaattatttattttgccagtttaattttagggtttattcctaattaattattctttattcACAATCAAcgaactccgaaatcaaaatccaatgaaattggcgaataaaatcggcatgatgcaatttgtttaaaaagtttttgaaaatccgtatttttagagttttgattttatTGGTCGAATTTTCAAGGTGTTACAATAGTacagcccactactaactccaattcatctatagccaatctaatagccaatttatacaatagttgcttgctacacacattgcgtcttagagttcgcgctacagctggctacagatctgtagcccgctgctcttctctctcatcttttatcttattaaaatatgtttacaacCAGCTAATAATccactattgtacctgctcttagtagGTGAATATCAGGCTAACCAGATGTGTCAGTAAACATCgaatggtttatatatatacaacagCATTACTGTCCTACAGTGCCAAAGATTTGATCTGAAGGGCACTGCTCCAAAAGCACCTACAAATTGCCAACAACTAGCCATGGATATATGCTTTACCATGTATAGTCACAGCTTGCGCCATTACACATCCAGGGTGAAGTGATCCTTGTGGCTGAGAATCTGTGCATCATAAGCCGCAACGGCATCAAACACCCTCAAATGGCTGATCACCTGAGCTCCACAGGCAGCATACTCTCTGCCCTCTTCCATCTCCTTAGGGAGATCATCAAGCAATCCTTGGGTGAAATCCCTTGGAGCGCCCCCGTCGTAGACGAAGTAGCATGGCTTCACAGCAACTTTCTCCAGGTTTTCGCGCAGCGAATGCGAGCCGCCGTTTGTCTCCAGTATCTGCCCTCCAGCAGCTGCAATCAGGCTCTGTATGTGTTGTCTGTCGTCAGGGTTTATGTAGACACTGAGGCAAAAGTTCAGTCCCGAGAACAACTTCTGTGCCTGCAAGCATCGCATTATCATCATGGAGATTGTTGCGGCAGAAAATTTGCTCTAAAGAATGAAATGTCGTAAGTTGCAACACAAAGCAGGTGGAATATATGGAGTTATGCACTAGATATATACACCTTGACTTTGAACAGCGATATGTAAAAAGTATTTTTATGCATTGTTGTACCCAGTTGTAGCTAGGCCTGTAAGAAAATATTACTGGGAAAGATTTGCAAATCAAATTCCTAAGCTTATACAAGTGACAGCCTACGATAGTTTTCACTACATAAAATAAGTCTAATCTTATAGCCAGCGATGTATATGTACCCCTTGAGAAGcttgatttcttcttttcttgtttcCACCAATTGATGCACGTGAGTCATGGCTAAATCTTAACTCAAAGGAAGCTTCTGGACTTGGAATAAACTTTACCAAGCAATCCATAATCCCTAAAAGAGCAAGGCGAAGCACTTCAGCTTAGGAATAGATAATACTCTGCAGATTTATGATAAACCTTGAATGGCCTTAGGGATACTTGGGTATATCAAACAATATAAACGTAAAGGAAAGAATACTCAAATTGGGGTCCTAAAAGAAATAGAGAACTGTAGAGAAGATAACTCAATACTGACATCCAACCGTGACAACCCATTTCCCAAACAGTAGAGCCATCAGGACCTCATAAGATCGGCTCCATGCACTACCAGCACTTTTTCCAACGATAACATGGGTCACATTTTCAGTCCACTCGTTGACCACAGTTGCATCTGTCCAAGACGCAAACTCTTGCAAGGAATCCTGCTTGAAAAACATAAATCATGTTTACCACAAAAGCTGGAATGGAAGAGTTAACTTCATAAATGTAGCAAATCATCCACTATGTTGAATTATCCATGAAGTAGGATTCAGCATTGTTTGTCCGTATACTTGTTCACCACAAAAAAAGAGTAATGTTTGCTACTTCTCACTTATCCTACCTTCTCGGATTCACTTAAAGCTGAACCAAGCAAAACCCACAGATCCGAGGGGCAATCTCTTTCTGTGTAAAGGTGATCTGTTTGCTTTTCTTTCCTGTATTCGTCAGTGGAAATTCCTTCTTTGTCCAAGTATTGGCTGCAATGATTAAATACAACACAAATTTATGGAATGCAAGACTACAATTGATCAAAGAATCAGGAACCTTAAAGACATCTAACAAGAAAGGTTAGGAAAGATTGTGTACCCCTCAGGAAAGGAAGAACATGAAGTGTTAAGTTGATCTATTTCCCTTTTAGGAACAGCAGAAATTCCTTCTTTGGCTGAACTTTGTCTGGAACAACAAAAGGCAAAAGAGAATGTTGTAGGTATTTACTCCGTATTAGCTAATTCATAAAATGATTACAAAGTAACTCAAAAGGCAGGTGAATAAAGGTCATATACCCTTGAGACAAAGAACTTGATGTGTTCCATTGATCTATTATAGGATATTCCCATTCGCAATCAGCGGAATCGCTTTGTTCAATTGACGATTGGCTGGAACACAGAATCaaggagaaaaatacaaatGAAGGATCAATGATTAATCAAATACCAGAGCCTTTGTTTAACCTTCCAAGAAAGCAATAAGCTTGAATAACAATTTCTTATTCATGGAAAAACCTCTGAGGGAAGGAAGAAGAATTGCCACTCTCATTTCTTGGCGAGCTTATCTTATCACATGGTAGTGGCATCGTTGCATGTTCAGGGCACATAACACAACCGTTATCCTGCAAAATGAAAATTAGCATCTCGGAGCTTAGAACATTAGACTATTAGAGTGGTGACGAGTATCACAAACAAAAGGATCGATTACACAATATTCTCAAGAGCTTACAACATCCCAGCGGCAATTCAAAGTCATCATTGCACATGGAACATGATAGCTCCTATTGCACTTTGTATAATAACACCCAAGAGCTGCTCCAGGAAGCTTGCATCTTTTGCACTTCAATTTCGCGGCACGTTTTATTTCCAACTCCAAGTTCACAATGGTATCACCTTCGTAAAATACTTGCGGGGCCCTtcgcaaaagaaaaaagtagGGAAAGACAAACAATTTACCCAAGAAATAGTCCTTTGAGAGTAACTAGCTAGTGCCAACTGTTGCACTGGATGAAGTAAATATAGTTTATAATGTAAAGCTAAATATACTAAAAATAAGAATTGTCTCCAAATCTAGAAAATTGAAAAATTACTACATGAGATCAATCAACCATCTACAAATACACATGTGCAAACAAATCAACTTTTTGCAGAAGAATATATCATGCAAACAACAAAATTATGATgggggacggagggagggggATGTAGAACGCACCATCACCCCTCAACTACCCACTTTAATACCACTCCAGCCactgtttatttttattaggtATGGTTAGACTTAGCACGTCTCAAACATTGAATAGGCTGTTTAAtggctaaaaaaaaatatcatgtgaATTTACTTTGAAATAGGAATCAAAATGGTAATTCTTGCATGCCACTAAAACTATATATCATACTGACTAATATTTGGACATAATTAAACAAATGGAATGGTTGTCTTATAAAGCAAACCAATAAGGTATTAaactaaaaaattatacaagGGTCCAGATCtcaacaaataa contains these protein-coding regions:
- the LOC127774672 gene encoding BRCA1-associated RING domain protein 1-like is translated as MPGKHGNDGMSKDMGRATRLKRLQTPINLFEDECVFCHSFRTPPQFHGPMAHYQKGKLVSSDNGSPCPTDIIYVHKKCLEWAPQVFYEGDTIVNLELEIKRAAKLKCKRCKLPGAALGCYYTKCNRSYHVPCAMMTLNCRWDVDNGCVMCPEHATMPLPCDKISSPRNESGNSSSFPQSQSSIEQSDSADCEWEYPIIDQWNTSSSLSQGQSSAKEGISAVPKREIDQLNTSCSSFPEGQYLDKEGISTDEYRKEKQTDHLYTERDCPSDLWVLLGSALSESEKDSLQEFASWTDATVVNEWTENVTHVIVGKSAGSAWSRSYEVLMALLFGKWVVTVGWIMDCLVKFIPSPEASFELRFSHDSRASIGGNKKRRNQASQGAQKLFSGLNFCLSVYINPDDRQHIQSLIAAAGGQILETNGGSHSLRENLEKVAVKPCYFVYDGGAPRDFTQGLLDDLPKEMEEGREYAACGAQVISHLRVFDAVAAYDAQILSHKDHFTLDV